A single genomic interval of Meles meles chromosome 9, mMelMel3.1 paternal haplotype, whole genome shotgun sequence harbors:
- the LOC123950901 gene encoding translation initiation factor IF-2-like produces the protein MRMTSDPEAGEGAEGGGRASREQSHPRPPAPAAPLRPPPAGARAAGEPPPSEPAAPAGEGRAGLPPPPPAERPLPARGPDSPAAGGAGAQRRGARGAFSPRRGAAARGAGAAAVGAARAIAGGRGLRRAGRGAAEGRVRRGDPQRRTGRSAGADSGLPPRGPGRAARGRPDPRQARGPAARCSAPPPAAPADASGRSSRPPARPAPRGTPGPGLRAQRAAERRARAALSPHPAPPHQAPARTGRRPGSSIAAARRALVRRKHALTHARALRARPTLAPADPGEGRGRGPRGAQRVPGLTRQDSPGRDAAELHQPLQFSNMKNVVRLSSSSIFVTISSSQTETTYTLNSESHLP, from the exons ATGAGGATGACAAGCGACCCAGAAgccggggagggggcggagggcggcgggcgggcgagCCGGGAGCAGAGCCACCCACGCCCGCCCGCCCCAGCCGCGCCTCTGAGACCCCCCCCAGCAGGTGCGCGCGCGGCAGGGGAGCCCCCGCCCTCCGAGCCGGCCGCCCCCGCGGGGGAAGGTCGGGCGGGgctgccgccccctccccctgccgagCGCCCCCTCCCCGCGCGGGGCCCGGACTCACCTGCTGCGGGCGGCGCCGGCGCTCAGAGGCGCGGggcgcggggagccttctccccccggCGCGGGGCGGCGGCTCGGGGCGCCGGGGCGGCGGCTGTCGGGGCGGCGCGCGCCATCGCGGGCGGGCGGGGGCtgcggcgggcggggcggggcgcggccgAGGGGCGCGTGCGGAGGGGCGACCCGCAGCGGCGAACAGGGCGCAGCGCCGGCGCGGACTCCGGCCTCCCTCCCCGCGGCCCGGGGCGCGCAGCTCGCGGCCGGCCGGACCCGCGTCAGgcccggggacccgccgccaggtGCAGCGCTCCGCCTCCTGCGGCGCCGGCGGATGCGTCGGGCCGCTCCTCCCGGCCTcccgcccgccccgcgccccgggGGACCCCCGGCCCCGGCCTGCGGGCGCAGCGCGCGGCGGAGAGGAGGGCGCGGGCGGCTCTGTCCCCGCACCCGGCTCCCCCGCACCAGGCTCCCGCGCGGACCGGTCGCCGCCCGGGAAGCAGCATCGCCGCCGCTCGCCGGGCGCTCGTGAGGCGCAAACACGCGCTGACGCACGCCCGCGCTCTCCGCGCGCGCCCGACCTTGGCCCCGGCCGACCCGGGAgagggaaggggccggggccccCGGGGCGCACAGCGGGTTCCGGGACTCACGCGGCAGGACTCACCGGGCAGGGACGCAGCGGAGTTACATCAGCCTCTCCAG TTCAGCAACATGAAGAATGTTGTGCGACTGTCATCTTCGTCCATCTTTGTAACgatttcatcttcccaaactgaaactacATACACATTAAACAGTGAGTCCCACCTTCCCTAG